Within Paenibacillus sp. RUD330, the genomic segment ATTACAATACGAGCGTTAATCAAAAGCAAAATGGGCTGCAAACGACGTACTCTAATGAGTTTGATCGAGGACGTAAAATGACTACACCAATTAAAACAACCACAGAGTACAAGAACACTCAATTAGGTTCTATAAGAACGGAAGCGACCAGTCAGTCCTTTGACGATGCTGGGAATCTCTTATCACAGACAGCCAAAAACGGGATCAGTATTCAATACACGTATTTCCCAGGAACCCATTTAGTACAAAGTATTCTCCAACCTATTGATAAGACTCGGAAAGTCTTTACGCAGGTTTCGAGAACGGGTCTCAATGATCCAGAAACGATTGAAGTTAGAGCAGATAATAGCAACGGCGCTTTATTGAGTAAAAAGAGCTACAGTTACGACAGCTACGGGAATGTCACCAATATTAAAACGAATATTGATGCCACTAAACAAACTGTACAAGAGTTCGCATATAGTGAGGTGTACAAAGGTGCATTCCTTACGGGGCAACAAGCTTCCGGACGCAACAGCTTTGACGAGCCGTTCACTGTTAAATCCGCAGCAGAGTATAATGCGCTGACAGGTCAAATAACAAAATATACAGACGGGAAAGATAATATTTACTCGTATTCCTATGATAAGATTGGCCGTGTCAAAACGGTTATTAATCCTGAAAATCGTTCAAGCTCAGTGCAATACGACGATATCAATAACATTGTGACTCAGGTCAATGAAGTCGGAGCAAAAACCGAAAGCCGATATGATCAGTTGGGGCGGTTAGAGCAACAAGGAGTTTTTTCGAAGGAACCAGGCGACAAGGCAGCAACAGCAACGTACAAGGCAAAAGTTAAGAAATCATATGATGCATGGGGAAGAGTAATATCCGACGAGGATGCATTGGGAAATAAAACAAGTTATGAGTACGTTTCTCTTCCTAGCGGAGTGAAGCAAACGATAACTTCTCCCAACAATAACAAATCTATTCAAGAATTCAACCCAATTGATTTAACAACTATTGCGATTGATGGACTTGGGAATAAAGTGGTTACAAGCCAAGACATTATGGGCAACCCTGTAACTACAACGTCAACAGAAGTGAATTCGGATAGCATGGCAGTTATGAAAACTACGGATTGGAGTCAAACTTTTGACTATTTGGGTAATGTTCTGACTCTAAAGGATACGAAAGGTAACATCACTGAATATTCGTATGATTATCTTGGAAGACTCAGCTCGGTTAAGAATGCGCTAAAAGAAGAAACCAAATACCAGTATAATTGGGTAGGTGGTTTAACCTCCATCCAGAATCCAGATGGATCCTTAATAACGAAGCAATATGATGACTTAGGAAGGCTTAGTGTACAGTTACGGCCTGATATGAAGCTGGAGAAGTTTAAGTATGATGGAAATAATAACGTCGTATTACATCAAGACAAGAATAAAAATCAACTTACGTATTCTTATAATTTCCGAAATCAGGTTCTAACTTTTAATGATGGAGATTCGACGGATGTATTTACCTACACACGCGATGGTTTGAGAGAAACCATGCAAGATCCGACTGGATTAACGACTTATGATTATGATTTGTATACTAGACAATTAAGTAAAGTAACTTATCCTGATCTTAAGACGTTATCCTACTCTTACGATGAGCGAGGAAATGCAGCGTCATTAACTGGACCCTTCAATGATTCTGCAAGTTATGGATATGATCCAGAAAATCATCTGGAGAAGATTAATAACGGTGTTGATGCCCAGTATCAGTATTTGGCCAATGGAGCATTAAAACAAACCACGCAAGGGAATGGTGTCGTTGGCGTTTATCAATACGAAGGCTTGAGGTTGAAGTCGCTTTCCTATTCGAATCCTAGCTTGAGTGCGGTTAATTTTAGCTATGATTATGATAAAAATGGAAATATGACTTCTATGATTAAAAATGAATCCATTACTCATGAAGATCATAATCAGTATTCATATGGATATAGCTTTGGCTACGATAATTTGAACCGAATTCAAACCTCCAGCCAAAACAATGAAGCCTATGAATATGATTCTCTTGGGAACCGAAAAATATTGCAAAGTGATCAAGTTCAGGGGTTGGAAAACTCAGCTTATGAATACAATAAACGTAATCAATTGAACAAAGTAACAATTTATGGTAAATCACCGGTTACCTACCGCTATAATGGTGACGGGCTTATGGTCGAGCGAACGGAAGATGAAAAAAGCATACGTTATTATTACAGCGGCACTGACATCATCGCTGAAGGGAAAGTCAATAGTGATGGTACCGTATCCAAGATTGCTGCTTATGTTCGAGGAAATGGCTTAAGCTATCGAGTAGATCAAGATGGTAGCAAGGCGTACTACGTAACAAATGGGCATGGAGATGTTGAGTACCTTCTGGACTCGAAGGGGAAAATCTTAAATTCGTATAAGTACGATCTATGGGGTAAACCAGTTGAGAAAGAAGAGAAAGTATCGAATCCATTCCTTTACGCAGGTGAGTACTACGATGCTTCTACAAATCTCCAATACTTAAGAGCTAGATGGTATGATCCTAGTGTGGGTAGATTTATCAATGAGGATACGTATGAGGGTAAGTTAACTAATCCTTTAAGTTTCAATTTATATACGTACACAGCTAACAATCCTTTGCTTTACATTGATCCAAGTGGACACGAAGCAAAACCTGGGGTGTGGGCAGGAGCATTGATTGACATCGCTAGACAAGAAGGGGCAAGTTCCCAATATTACTGGGATATAAAAAATGAAATGGGTATAAGTAGAAAATGGGGGGATGTTCGCCTAAGTAGAAATCAATTTATGTACCTGTTTAACCTAGCAACAATGACAATTTGTTCTGACAATGGTGGCTGCAGAAATGCTACAGCTGCTGATGCTAAAAATGGATACACTGCAGATTTAGCAGCTTGGGCAAAACGTGAATTAATGTATGCATATGACAAAGAATATGTTGAGTCTTATGAACGAATTGAAGATACTGTTTTAGGCCTTGTGGGCGCAACTGAAAGAGTTGGTAATACAGTAAAAGGTTGGATAAAGCGTGAAACCTTTAAGGAAATAAGGGCAAATTTAAGTAAGGAAGCTCAAAAGAAATTTGCTGATTCGATGAAAAAAGGATTTGTAGGAGAATTTGGAGCTAACGGAATCAAAAGTTTAAAATCAACAGGTGGTATTGACGGATATATGTATGAAATTAAGATAAAAGGAAAGTATGGAACATGGCGAGTTTTGGGTAATTATGATGAAAAGACAGGACATATTATTTTTGATAAATTAAAAGATACACACTAAGGAGGGAAACTAATTGTTTGATATAAACGCATTAAAAAATTGGATGTTAGGACATGATATAGAACTAATCGTTTATAGTAACTTTTGGTCAAATTTTGAGTCGTATAAGTTAGAAGAGCCAGTGGAATTTAATAAATACTTTAGTGACTATAATGTTAGTAGTCTTCAAACAAAGATTATCTCAGTAGCAATAAATTTTAGTGGGAACTATCCGGATTTCAAAAAAAACCATGTCATTATAACAATTGACATGGAGTATTATGGTAAGCAAATTGGGTATTACAAATTACTTTTCAATGAAGATGGTTCTATTGCAGATGATTTTTTTGTAATATACTAAGTGAAAAGCTATGGTTTGTTGAACATAGTAAGACTTTGATTGGGATTCTTGATGTTACTTCGAGAGCTGGGCATTATACATTAGAGCCGTGGCTTAAACTTGTGGCATACCCGCCTGTGCAGGCACTACATCCCGGATAACTTTCACTCCATACGAATGCCCGCGGGATGTTCAACCTGGAGATGGAGTTCTCTACACCCGCTCTGCCACGGGCAAACTATGCTCTACATTCAGTCGGGATTTCCAACTTAGAGGCTATTCTTCAGGAACCGATGACAAATCTCCATTAAGAATCAAAGAACGGCAGCCGGGTGAATCGGCTGCTCAGAGTGTCGAGAAAGTCTGACAGACTTTCCGGCACTTTTATTTTTTATTTGGAGGGTCTCATCATTTTAAAGAGAACCGATTAAAAAGCATTGACAGACAAGTTATAAGATTGTACTCTAGCCTGATTTAAATGCTAGGAGAGACATTGGGTTATCAAAGTATGGACAGCCGATTGACCCCCTGCTTCAAATTTACTGTAGAATTATAAAACAGAGAAACCACATGCGATTATTGAATTCTACCCCGTCAAAGAGACAGTACAAAAAATAAAAACTTAATTAAGCGAACGTAGTCCTGAAATCTATGGGACTGAGGCCGTTTAGCTTTGTGTGTAAAGTTAGTTATTTTAAAAATGGATATAAATTACAATTACATCCCCCCTCCTTGAACCCTTCATGCCTTTAATCTACCAACCCCGACGGTTGGCCAGGTAAACCTTCTCTATACCCCCAATGCCCCTCAGCCAGATCTCATCCACCATCGCGGATGGAGAGGGAGGCTGGCATAACAAAGGCTTTAGCCGAATACCTATGAGGAAGGAGCAGGCCGGACAAGCGGACGAACCGGACGGGACGTGCGCGAAAAGGGGGCGGAAGATGAAAACGAGCATTGTCATCCTGACGCATAATCAGCTGGAGTATACGGTTAGATGCCTGGCGAGCATCATCTCGCACACGAAGGATTACGAGCTGATCCTCGTCGACAACGGCTCCACCGACGGCACGCCCGAGATGATCCGGCGAATGGGCTGCAAGGCCGTCTTCAATGCCGGCAACGCCGGCTTCGCCAAAGGCTGCAACCAAGGCTTGGAGCTGGCCGCGGGCGAATTCGTGCTGTTTCTCAACAACGACACGGTGGTGACGGAGGGCTGGCTGGATGCCATGCTGCATGCGCTGGAGTCCGACCGAACGGCCGGGATGACCGGCCCGGTGTCCAACTATGTGAGCGGGCAGCAGCAGGTGGAAGCGGATTACGGTCCCGGCCTGGAAGGGCTCGGGGCATACGCCGCCGCGCGCTCGGCCGCCTGGCAGGGCAAAATCATGGAGGTGCCCCGGCTGGTAGGCTTCTGCCTGCTGCTGCCGCGCGATCTGGCGCTGGAAATGGGCGGCTTCGACGAGCGCTTCGGTCTGGGCAACTATGAGGACGACGACCTGTGCATGAGAATCCGCAGCCGCGGCTACAGGCTGGTCGTCGCCTGCGATTCGTTCATCCACCATTACGGCCACGTGACGATCAATGCGCTGGAGGATTTCGACCTGACGGCATTGCTCAGCGTGAATCGGGAAATCGCCCGGCGCAAATGGGGCGAGGATCTGATCGACCTGATCTACAAGGCCCAGCCTGCGCTGACCTTATGCGTCGGCGCCGGTCCGGATGCCGGGCAGGAGCAGATGGAGCGGACGCTGGACAGCATGGCCGGACTGGCCGACGAAATCATGCTCGTCCACTATGGAGGCCGGGAAAGCCGCGAGTCCGTGCACCGGACGGGCTTGATCCGCAATCTCAAGACGGTCTATGCCGAAGCCGAAGGGGAGCAGGGAGCCGAGGCGGATGGGGTGGCGGCCGGACTGCGCGAAGCCGGCCGTGAATTCATGCTGTGGCTGCGGGCGGGCGAGGAGCTGCACCGGGATGATGCGCTGCCGTTCCGAAGCTTCAGGCGCAGCCTGAGCGCGGACGTTCCGCTCGTTGCGTTCTCCTCGCTGGGCTCTTCCCAGCCTGTTCGGATGGCGTTATGCCGCAGCGGCCTGCACTGGGACGATGCGGCTGGGCTTGCGTCG encodes:
- a CDS encoding RHS repeat-associated core domain-containing protein yields the protein MRIRTITYQSILVMLIISVMMSIIPPSIIKANNNDPELQQNKKEQQQNTKEKKKKNKSKEIADTFSVQEEEVQAYLNQGYTADELNVALSKQNQEAIPLTKALGKAKKIKINRSKDTSIIKEGDSYVQFGVTNSLSAAAEQPVSPVKDETLKNLDIKQDQAPYSVSASTGTSVSTINGSVSSSSTDFILPGRNGLSFALTRSYNSSNAQYYDVSRSYYNDRYGETVKFKATAKQYVLVFAPVFQMRHNRDYADCNGNVLYREFIGMDEWTLEKTSLSESEAQNLTDKVIRDKPTYTGSFSSCSNNQKKRDVFIYNINSAYNAIVDEQYQNVLSRGEFDSNLFTQHVEAVNKKAEIDRLAGSTTEYLKGDLVKDNGGYKYYRYYIDAGSTATIATVPIGNWYPYQTTSKTFSDMNFPIGKGWNWDLPYIINNKNINLGNGGQYEISGTKLKGYAWNDLSILSESGTVSVNQTSQSYTHVLSSIDGVKKYFNNSGQIIKITDKYNNFIDFGYENVPVYGQNLLTSISDPIGNKITIRYTTSEVVLALGDRTVTYKKASIQNNGTTIELLDRVTDPENRITRYEYKQATNTRYNLLSSDVNSGIYNGYALLEKIYHPTGAESQIKYENLPTTRYIGPNAINQEYRAQWTEDHIVITNPDTQAATFLTNNRINYSYPSDIASSYGEDAFFSTSMDDGLVQTVYQYEKDYIDEDNPTVYYNTSVNQKQNGLQTTYSNEFDRGRKMTTPIKTTTEYKNTQLGSIRTEATSQSFDDAGNLLSQTAKNGISIQYTYFPGTHLVQSILQPIDKTRKVFTQVSRTGLNDPETIEVRADNSNGALLSKKSYSYDSYGNVTNIKTNIDATKQTVQEFAYSEVYKGAFLTGQQASGRNSFDEPFTVKSAAEYNALTGQITKYTDGKDNIYSYSYDKIGRVKTVINPENRSSSVQYDDINNIVTQVNEVGAKTESRYDQLGRLEQQGVFSKEPGDKAATATYKAKVKKSYDAWGRVISDEDALGNKTSYEYVSLPSGVKQTITSPNNNKSIQEFNPIDLTTIAIDGLGNKVVTSQDIMGNPVTTTSTEVNSDSMAVMKTTDWSQTFDYLGNVLTLKDTKGNITEYSYDYLGRLSSVKNALKEETKYQYNWVGGLTSIQNPDGSLITKQYDDLGRLSVQLRPDMKLEKFKYDGNNNVVLHQDKNKNQLTYSYNFRNQVLTFNDGDSTDVFTYTRDGLRETMQDPTGLTTYDYDLYTRQLSKVTYPDLKTLSYSYDERGNAASLTGPFNDSASYGYDPENHLEKINNGVDAQYQYLANGALKQTTQGNGVVGVYQYEGLRLKSLSYSNPSLSAVNFSYDYDKNGNMTSMIKNESITHEDHNQYSYGYSFGYDNLNRIQTSSQNNEAYEYDSLGNRKILQSDQVQGLENSAYEYNKRNQLNKVTIYGKSPVTYRYNGDGLMVERTEDEKSIRYYYSGTDIIAEGKVNSDGTVSKIAAYVRGNGLSYRVDQDGSKAYYVTNGHGDVEYLLDSKGKILNSYKYDLWGKPVEKEEKVSNPFLYAGEYYDASTNLQYLRARWYDPSVGRFINEDTYEGKLTNPLSFNLYTYTANNPLLYIDPSGHEAKPGVWAGALIDIARQEGASSQYYWDIKNEMGISRKWGDVRLSRNQFMYLFNLATMTICSDNGGCRNATAADAKNGYTADLAAWAKRELMYAYDKEYVESYERIEDTVLGLVGATERVGNTVKGWIKRETFKEIRANLSKEAQKKFADSMKKGFVGEFGANGIKSLKSTGGIDGYMYEIKIKGKYGTWRVLGNYDEKTGHIIFDKLKDTH
- a CDS encoding glycosyltransferase family 2 protein, with the protein product MKTSIVILTHNQLEYTVRCLASIISHTKDYELILVDNGSTDGTPEMIRRMGCKAVFNAGNAGFAKGCNQGLELAAGEFVLFLNNDTVVTEGWLDAMLHALESDRTAGMTGPVSNYVSGQQQVEADYGPGLEGLGAYAAARSAAWQGKIMEVPRLVGFCLLLPRDLALEMGGFDERFGLGNYEDDDLCMRIRSRGYRLVVACDSFIHHYGHVTINALEDFDLTALLSVNREIARRKWGEDLIDLIYKAQPALTLCVGAGPDAGQEQMERTLDSMAGLADEIMLVHYGGRESRESVHRTGLIRNLKTVYAEAEGEQGAEADGVAAGLREAGREFMLWLRAGEELHRDDALPFRSFRRSLSADVPLVAFSSLGSSQPVRMALCRSGLHWDDAAGLASPVGDERPHQLDIRVGGSAWANP